The Labrus mixtus unplaced genomic scaffold, fLabMix1.1 SCAFFOLD_53, whole genome shotgun sequence genome includes a region encoding these proteins:
- the LOC132970620 gene encoding high choriolytic enzyme 1-like, whose protein sequence is MTPSASLLLLLLLGLSQALPLQEEGSAEEEETIPDGVDITTRILTSNNGTDEILLEGDLLAPRTRNAMMCWSQSCLWRKASTGLVMIPFTVNSQFTSGERQKIDYAMKEFHSRTCLRFVPRKNEYDYISIENEAGCFSALGRTGGRQVLSLNRQGCLYHGIIQHEINHALGFQHEQTRSDRDNYVRINWENIDPPMAYNFHRASTNNLNTPYDYSSIMHYGKTAFSIQHGKDSITPIPDSNVQIGQRQGMSYWDIMRINLLYGCK, encoded by the coding sequence ATGACTCCGTCtgccagcctgctgctgctgctcctgcttgGCCTCTCTCAGGCTCTTCCTCTTCAGGAGGAAGGAagcgcagaagaagaagaaacaatcCCAGACGGCGTGGACATCACCACCAGGATTCTGACCTCCAACAACGGCACAGACGAGATCCTGCTGGAAGGAGACCTGCTGGCTCCCAGAACCAGAAACGCCATGATGTGCTGGTCCCAGAGCTGCCTGTGGAGGAAAGCCTCCACCGGCCTGGTGATGATCCCCTTCACCGTGAACAGCCAGTTCACCAGCGGGGAAAGGCAGAAGATCGACTACGCCATGAAGGAGTTCCACAGCAGAACCTGCCTCCGCTTCGTCCCCCGTAAGAACGAGTACGACTACATCAGCATCGAGAACGAAGCGGGATGTTTCTCCGCTCTGGGCAGAACGGGAGGCAGACAGGTGCTGTCTCTCAACAGGCAGGGCTGCCTCTACCACGGCATCATCCAGCACGAGATCAACCACGCTCTGGGCTTCCAGCACGAGCAGACCAGGAGCGACCGCGACAACTACGTCCGGATCAACTGGGAGAACATCGACCCACCGATGGCCTACAACTTCCACAGGGCGTCCACCAACAACCTGAACACTCCCTACGACTACTCCTCCATCATGCACTATGGAAAAACAGCCTTCTCCATCCAGCACGGCAAGGACTCCATCACCCCCATCCCCGACTCCAACGTCCAGATCGGCCAGAGGCAGGGCATGTCCTACTGGGACATCATGAGGATCAACCTGCTGTACGGCTGCAAATAA
- the LOC132970617 gene encoding high choriolytic enzyme 1-like: protein MTPSASLLLLLLLGLSQALPLQEEGSAEEEETIPDGVDITTRILTSNNGTDEILLEGDLLAPRTRNAMMCWSQSCLWRKASTGLVMIPFTVNSQFTSGERQKIDYAMKEFHSRTCLRFVPRKNEYDYISIENEAGCFSALGRTGGRQVLSLNRQGCLYHGIIQHEINHALGFQHEQTRSDRDNYVRINWENIDPPMAYNFHRASTNNLNTPYDYSSIMHYGKTAFSIQYGKDSITPIPDSNVQIGQRQGMSYWDIMRINLLYGCK from the coding sequence ATGACTCCGTCtgccagcctgctgctgctgctcctgcttgGCCTCTCTCAGGCTCTTCCTCTTCAGGAGGAAGGAagcgcagaagaagaagaaacaatcCCAGACGGCGTGGACATCACCACCAGGATTCTGACCTCCAACAACGGCACAGACGAGATCCTGCTGGAAGGAGACCTGCTGGCTCCCAGAACCAGAAACGCCATGATGTGCTGGTCCCAGAGCTGCCTGTGGAGGAAAGCCTCCACCGGCCTGGTGATGATCCCCTTCACCGTGAACAGCCAGTTCACCAGCGGGGAAAGGCAGAAGATCGACTACGCCATGAAGGAGTTCCACAGCAGAACCTGCCTCCGCTTCGTCCCCCGTAAGAACGAGTACGACTACATCAGCATCGAGAACGAAGCGGGATGTTTCTCCGCTCTGGGCAGAACGGGAGGCAGACAGGTGCTGTCTCTCAACAGGCAGGGCTGCCTCTACCACGGCATCATCCAGCACGAGATCAACCACGCTCTGGGCTTCCAGCACGAGCAGACCAGGAGCGACCGCGACAACTACGTCCGGATCAACTGGGAGAACATCGACCCACCGATGGCCTACAACTTCCACAGGGCGTCCACCAACAACCTGAACACTCCCTACGACTACTCCTCCATCATGCACTATGGAAAAACAGCCTTCTCCATCCAGTACGGCAAGGACTCCATCACCCCCATCCCCGACTCCAACGTCCAGATCGGCCAGAGGCAGGGCATGTCCTACTGGGACATCATGAGGATCAACCTGCTGTACGGCTGCAAATAA